The stretch of DNA TGTTACAGTTTATTTGATGACCGGTTCAAACTGCGATTTTGGAATCTTGGTTTAGTCGCCGTTACCGTGATGTTGCCCCAGCTTGGCATTCTGTCGGTATACCTCGGTGGGCCCTCTTGGCATTGGCTTTTTGATATCTTTCCACAGGCTATCGAATTTGTATTGCTAGCATGGGCGCTGTACGTGGTGGTGCGTTTTTGGCGCGACGACTTGATCGAAGCGCGGCGCGATTTACGGCTTATCTTTAGCGCAATCGCCGGACTGTATATTTTTATAATGGTAGTGTTGCGTGAGCTAGTGATCACCGATGAGCAGTGGTTGGAGCAATCGCAGTATTTCCCAGTCGGGATTATTTGCCTGATTATGAATTTGCTTTTTTTGCAGTACAAACCAACCATATTTGGCCGGGTCGATCCGGTAAATCCACCGACGCCGATTTCTTTGGATGACTGCGGGATTTCTTCTTTAGATATCCCTCCCGAAGTACTTTCCCAGCTTGAGCACATGATGCTTGAACAACGTGTATATCGTGAAATGGGTCTAACCATTGGGCAGCTTGCGAAGCGCTTGGAGCTGCCTGAGTACCGCCTCAGAAAAATCATTAACACCGGCTTGGGTTATCGCAATTTCAACGATTATCTGAATGGATTCCGTATTAAAGAAGCCGGTGAGCGATTGGCTGATTCGAGAATGGCTGATCAAGCGGTATTGAATATTGCGCTAGACGTCGGGTTTCGATCTTTGAGCTCATTCAATAAGGCATTTCGAGCCGTATATGGCGTTACGCCGACGGTTTTTCGTCAAACCCACCTGCCATAACCAAGTAAATCGCTGACGTATTTTAAAATCCATAGGCGGTGTTTGAACGTCTGGCTCATGATATGACTCGAATTTACTTTAATCTGGTTGGCCAGTCCTGTGAGACATCTATTTCTGTGCTACTGCAATTCAATAAGAACAGCACGCGTTGGCGGGCTGCTTGTTTTAGCTTTTTCCACGTTATTGCAAACGTCGCTGGCTGCTAGCAGCGAAACCGGTGCGACGCTGTATCAAACATCGTGTCAGTCCTGTCATGGGCCCGACGCGCGCGGCAAAGAAGTGCTCAACAGCCCAGCGTTGGCAGGACAGTCTGCGGCCTATTTAGTTCGACAACTAGAGCATTTCTCAAAAGGTATTCGTGGCGGTGACGGTAGCGATGCGCTGGCGAAACAGATGCGCGCAATTAGTCTGTCGATGACGCAAGACCAAGACCGGCAAGATCTGGCTGAGTATCTTGAGTCGCTACCGGCTGGCGCCGTTACACCGATCGCCGGTGATACTGATTTGGGTTACAAGCTGTATCAAGCTTCCTGTGGTGGATGCCACGGTGGCGATGCACAAGGAAATGAGCTGCTTAACTCGCCCCGGTTAGCGGGTTTGAGTGCGAGTTATCTAACGCGCCAGTATCAACATTTTTTAGATGGCACACGCGGTAGTGATCGATCTGATAAATTTGGTCGCCAAATGAAAATGATAGCCGCCACGTTAAAAGATAGAGCTCAAGTAGAGGCTGTGATCGCCTATATTTCATCTATTCAGCCATGATTCGTCGTCTTCTTACGGCGGGCGTGGTGCTCGTTGCTCTGCTCGTTGATTTGATTGGTATCAAACACCAGGCCGCAGCTGACTCTACAATTTTCGTGCTACAGCAGACCTGCCCTCGCGGTTTTGAGTTAACGTCAGATAATCGCTGCGAGCTGCGAACCTTGTACCAATTTTATGACTCGACCCAGAGTCGTGGGGTTGGCGGTACACACACTGGTTTGCCTGCGGTACGCGATGGCTTTAGTCCACAGCAGATTGATTTAGGTCGCCTGTTGTTTTTTGACCCAGTTCTGTCGGTCGACGGTACGGTTTCTTGTGCCTCTTGTCACCGACCCGACAAAGGTTTTACCGATGGACAAGCGGTTTCGTTAGGTGTGGCGGGTAAGCAAGGCACACGTTCGGCACCATCGCTTTGGAATACCGCGTTTCTAACCAGCTACTTTTGGGATGCGCGTTCAAGCTCGCTCGAACAGCAAGCCGCTGAAGCGTTGTATTCACAAGCCGAAATGGCCAACACACCGACTAATCTGCTGCAGACTTTAAATGCTAATCCGATCTATCAGGGCTTATTCCAACAAGCGTTCAACAGCGGCACATCGATAACGCTGGATAATTTGTACACCGCGTTAGCGGCGTTTCAAACGTCTTTAATCTCTCTCAATAGTCGCTACGATCGCTACGCACATGGTGACCACGCTGCGCTAAATAGTGATGAAGTAGCCGGCCTAAATGTGTTTCGCTCGTTTGTTGCGCGCTGCGCTGAATGTCATACGCCACCGTTATTTACCAATAATCAGATCGCGGTAATCGGAGTTCCTGACGATGACGAGACAATTCGAGACGTTGGTGCAGAAAAAACCTATGGTGAGTCGAAGCTGAAAGGTGGCTTCAAAGTGCCGACGTTAAGAAATATTGAACACACGGCACCGTACATGCACTCGGGAAATTTCACTGAGCTGCGTGATGCGATCGAATTCTATAATCTTGGGCGAGGTCATGCGGTGCCCAAAGATACTAAATTATTACTCCACTGGCATATCACAAGCCCAGACTTGAGCGATCATGAAATTGACTTATTAGTCGGGTTTATGGCGTGCCTGAGCGACCAGAAATTCATGCCGACCATACCTAACACGGTACCGTCTGGTTTAACTCCGATTAATCATCTACCCACCGCTGTGACCAGCGCGACCAACCCACGAGGATCCCTACAATGAAACGACTTCTAGTTTTGCTTATCGGTATGGGCGCTATTGCCGCAGGCATAGGCTATTACTTAGGCGCTAAATCGACGCCTGCTTCGGTGTTAACCAACGTATCGCAAGGGGCAGCCTATCAAGGCGGTTATGATCAGGCTAAGGACGCCGGTGTCGAAGCCGGGCAACGTCAGGGGCCGGCGGGGCAGGCATCGCAAGCATTGATCGTGGTTAACGATGGAGAATCGATTCAAGCGGCGGTTAAACAAGCCTTGCCCGGCACCACCATTCAAATAATGCCCGGTGTTTATCATGAAACGGTGTATATCGATAAAGACAGCATCCAACTCATTGGTGTTATTGAAGCGGGTAAGCGCGCGGTGCTCGATGGTCAAGGTAAATTGAATGACGCGATTCTCTACTCTGGTAACAATGTGGTGGTCGAAAACCTAGAAATCACCGGTTACAAGGGCAATGGAATTATGGGCCAAGCAGGTAATAATTTCGAGATTCGTAACAATCTCATTGTTGACACTGGCATTTATGGAATCTTCCCGCAATTGGGCAAAAACGGAGTGGTTGAATACAATGTTGTGTCGGGCATTGCTGACGCGGCAATCTATATTGGCATGAGCGATAATGTGCACGTAGCGCATAACCAAGTGTTCGATAGTGTTGCCGGCATTGAGATCGAAAACAGTCGACACGCCATTGTTGAGAACAATCATGTTTACAATAACACTGGCGGTATTTTGGCATTCATCACGCCGGGCTTACCAATTAAGACCACCTATGACGTGATCATTCGTAACAATTTCATACTCTCAAATAATCATGAAAATTTTGGAGCGCCGGGTTCTACCGTAGCTGGCATTCCGGCTGGCACGGGTATTCTGGTGATGGCCGCTGATGAAGTCGTTATCGAAAACAACTTAATCGTAGATCATAAGACCGTGGGCGTGTTAATTGTTGATCATGCCAATGCCTCAAATGTGACGGCCGACCCTG from Arenicella xantha encodes:
- a CDS encoding cytochrome-c peroxidase, which gives rise to MIRRLLTAGVVLVALLVDLIGIKHQAAADSTIFVLQQTCPRGFELTSDNRCELRTLYQFYDSTQSRGVGGTHTGLPAVRDGFSPQQIDLGRLLFFDPVLSVDGTVSCASCHRPDKGFTDGQAVSLGVAGKQGTRSAPSLWNTAFLTSYFWDARSSSLEQQAAEALYSQAEMANTPTNLLQTLNANPIYQGLFQQAFNSGTSITLDNLYTALAAFQTSLISLNSRYDRYAHGDHAALNSDEVAGLNVFRSFVARCAECHTPPLFTNNQIAVIGVPDDDETIRDVGAEKTYGESKLKGGFKVPTLRNIEHTAPYMHSGNFTELRDAIEFYNLGRGHAVPKDTKLLLHWHITSPDLSDHEIDLLVGFMACLSDQKFMPTIPNTVPSGLTPINHLPTAVTSATNPRGSLQ
- a CDS encoding helix-turn-helix domain-containing protein, with protein sequence MDNLLVAALSLAISQVVLSATLLLREHKQWRLPQSVLGLFLVATCAYLLRPFFTQHWLEDWLIPIETAVPGFFWLLCYSLFDDRFKLRFWNLGLVAVTVMLPQLGILSVYLGGPSWHWLFDIFPQAIEFVLLAWALYVVVRFWRDDLIEARRDLRLIFSAIAGLYIFIMVVLRELVITDEQWLEQSQYFPVGIICLIMNLLFLQYKPTIFGRVDPVNPPTPISLDDCGISSLDIPPEVLSQLEHMMLEQRVYREMGLTIGQLAKRLELPEYRLRKIINTGLGYRNFNDYLNGFRIKEAGERLADSRMADQAVLNIALDVGFRSLSSFNKAFRAVYGVTPTVFRQTHLP
- a CDS encoding parallel beta-helix domain-containing protein, translating into MKRLLVLLIGMGAIAAGIGYYLGAKSTPASVLTNVSQGAAYQGGYDQAKDAGVEAGQRQGPAGQASQALIVVNDGESIQAAVKQALPGTTIQIMPGVYHETVYIDKDSIQLIGVIEAGKRAVLDGQGKLNDAILYSGNNVVVENLEITGYKGNGIMGQAGNNFEIRNNLIVDTGIYGIFPQLGKNGVVEYNVVSGIADAAIYIGMSDNVHVAHNQVFDSVAGIEIENSRHAIVENNHVYNNTGGILAFITPGLPIKTTYDVIIRNNFILSNNHENFGAPGSTVAGIPAGTGILVMAADEVVIENNLIVDHKTVGVLIVDHANASNVTADPDADPNPDKVAILNNTMMNNGYDTIPEIKAFMALSLKQVEPDIAHVSAGQDNCIINRHRYNTVGLSDFTECEFTHTDAIKTYLLDTPVPPRDIAASERGKIAYLGVCTGCHSYNGRLIGPSIQTIQALYFEDPEGLATYLANPIKKRPDYPEMPSQAYLGEETLLAVAKYVLSREN
- a CDS encoding c-type cytochrome, translated to MRHLFLCYCNSIRTARVGGLLVLAFSTLLQTSLAASSETGATLYQTSCQSCHGPDARGKEVLNSPALAGQSAAYLVRQLEHFSKGIRGGDGSDALAKQMRAISLSMTQDQDRQDLAEYLESLPAGAVTPIAGDTDLGYKLYQASCGGCHGGDAQGNELLNSPRLAGLSASYLTRQYQHFLDGTRGSDRSDKFGRQMKMIAATLKDRAQVEAVIAYISSIQP